The Tenebrio molitor chromosome 5, icTenMoli1.1, whole genome shotgun sequence genome has a segment encoding these proteins:
- the LOC138131595 gene encoding U2 small nuclear ribonucleoprotein auxiliary factor 35 kDa subunit-related protein 2-like isoform X3 produces the protein MEEEARKQWNELQKKLEEAREERARQNMLIKLEWEKEQKRLKEIKEKKEREKEENERKQLLLQQEIENFIAHGGATPEHLKVNIEMNPNKPICPFFQKTAACRFRDLCSRNHIKPGVSRILLIPNFYSHYSLEQSETEHGDSSLEFENYETYSHFKDFFFDVLPEMEKSGRVRQFKVCCNHESHLRGNVYVEYSCTREAVKSFQIFNGRWYGGKQLSVEFCNIESWKSAICGLFNRKRCPKGNSCNFLHVFSNPHNLFHSADRDEHRTPPRSNERLESEQRSWRWSESPERPFSNHIKGNEKRRHKKNDSKSRRRSRSRERRTARSRKRSSKRRYREDKHKHN, from the exons ATGGAAGAAGAGGCTCGAAAGCAGTGgaatgaattacaaaaaaaactaGAGGAAGCTCGTGAAGAAAGAGCACGTCAAAATATGCTAATTAAATTAGAGTGGGAAAAGGAGCAAAAAAGgttgaaagaaataaaagagaaaaaagaaaggGAAAAAGAAGAGAATGAAAGAAAACAACTTCTGCTTCaacaagaaattgaaaattttattgcacatGGTGGTGCAACTCCAGAGCATTtgaaagttaacattgaaatGAATCCAAACAAACCTATATgtccattttttcaaaaaacagctGCTTGTAGATTTAGAGATTTATGCTCTCGTAATCACATAAAACCAGGGGTTAGTCGGATTTTGCTTATACCTAACTTTTATTCACACTATAGTTTGGAACAGTCTGAAACTGAACATGGCGATTCATCattagaatttgaaaattatgaaacctattctcattttaaagatttcttttttgatgTTTTGCCTGAAATGGAGAAATCTGGTAGAGTGAGGCAGTTCAAAGTCTGCTGTAACCATGAATCTCACTTAAGAGGTAATGTTTATGTTGAGTACAGTTGCACTAGAGAAGCTGTtaaaagttttcaaatttttaatggaCGTTGGTATGGCGGCAAACAACTAAGTGTTGAATTTTGCAATATTGAATCATGGAAGTCGGCAATTTGTG GTTTGTTTAACAGAAAGAGATGCCCAAAAGGCAATTCATGTAATTTTTTGCACGTATTTTCAAATCcacataatttatttcattctgCTGATAGAGACGAACATAGAACTCCACCAAGAAG TAACGAGAGACTTGAGTCGGAACAAAGAAGTTGGAGATGGTCAGAATCTCCTGAAAGACCATTTTCAAATCACATAAAAGGAAATGAAAAAAGGAGACACAAGAAaaacgattcaaaatcaagaaGGCGATCGAGAAGCCGGGAGAGAAGGACGGCAAGGAGTCGGAAAAGGAGCAGCAAAAGACGATACAGGGAGGacaaacataaacataacTAA
- the LOC138131595 gene encoding U2 small nuclear ribonucleoprotein auxiliary factor 35 kDa subunit-related protein 2-like isoform X2, translating to MGKHAEWRKIAKKLRRKRIRQATAKFKHIKEEEEQKRREQSPTYIQLLQQHEEEEAFQEEEEARLRNEAEQQWLKMEEEARKQWNELQKKLEEAREERARQNMLIKLEWEKEQKRLKEIKEKKEREKEENERKQLLLQQEIENFIAHGGATPEHLKVNIEMNPNKPICPFFQKTAACRFRDLCSRNHIKPGVSRILLIPNFYSHYSLEQSETEHGDSSLEFENYETYSHFKDFFFDVLPEMEKSGRVRQFKVCCNHESHLRGNVYVEYSCTREAVKSFQIFNGRWYGGKQLSVEFCNIESWKSAICGLFNRKRCPKGNSCNFLHVFSNPHNLFHSADRDEHRTPPRSNERLESEQRSWRWSESPERPFSNHIKGNEKRRHKKNDSKSRRRSRSRERRTARSRKRSSKRRYREDKHKHN from the exons ATGGGGAA ACATGCGGAATGGAGAAAAATTGCTAAAAAATTGAGAAGGAAACGAATTAGACAGGCAACTGCCAAATTTAAGCATATTAAAGAGGAAGAAg AACAAAAAAGGCGTGAACAATCTCCAACTTACATTCAACTTCTACAACAACATGAAGAAGAGGAGGCGTttcaagaagaagaagaagccAGGTTAAGAAATGAAGCAGAGCAACAATGGCTGAAGATGGAAGAAGAGGCTCGAAAGCAGTGgaatgaattacaaaaaaaactaGAGGAAGCTCGTGAAGAAAGAGCACGTCAAAATATGCTAATTAAATTAGAGTGGGAAAAGGAGCAAAAAAGgttgaaagaaataaaagagaaaaaagaaaggGAAAAAGAAGAGAATGAAAGAAAACAACTTCTGCTTCaacaagaaattgaaaattttattgcacatGGTGGTGCAACTCCAGAGCATTtgaaagttaacattgaaatGAATCCAAACAAACCTATATgtccattttttcaaaaaacagctGCTTGTAGATTTAGAGATTTATGCTCTCGTAATCACATAAAACCAGGGGTTAGTCGGATTTTGCTTATACCTAACTTTTATTCACACTATAGTTTGGAACAGTCTGAAACTGAACATGGCGATTCATCattagaatttgaaaattatgaaacctattctcattttaaagatttcttttttgatgTTTTGCCTGAAATGGAGAAATCTGGTAGAGTGAGGCAGTTCAAAGTCTGCTGTAACCATGAATCTCACTTAAGAGGTAATGTTTATGTTGAGTACAGTTGCACTAGAGAAGCTGTtaaaagttttcaaatttttaatggaCGTTGGTATGGCGGCAAACAACTAAGTGTTGAATTTTGCAATATTGAATCATGGAAGTCGGCAATTTGTG GTTTGTTTAACAGAAAGAGATGCCCAAAAGGCAATTCATGTAATTTTTTGCACGTATTTTCAAATCcacataatttatttcattctgCTGATAGAGACGAACATAGAACTCCACCAAGAAG TAACGAGAGACTTGAGTCGGAACAAAGAAGTTGGAGATGGTCAGAATCTCCTGAAAGACCATTTTCAAATCACATAAAAGGAAATGAAAAAAGGAGACACAAGAAaaacgattcaaaatcaagaaGGCGATCGAGAAGCCGGGAGAGAAGGACGGCAAGGAGTCGGAAAAGGAGCAGCAAAAGACGATACAGGGAGGacaaacataaacataacTAA
- the LOC138131595 gene encoding U2 small nuclear ribonucleoprotein auxiliary factor 35 kDa subunit-related protein 2-like isoform X1 yields MNKYCFLNDLHRHAEWRKIAKKLRRKRIRQATAKFKHIKEEEEQKRREQSPTYIQLLQQHEEEEAFQEEEEARLRNEAEQQWLKMEEEARKQWNELQKKLEEAREERARQNMLIKLEWEKEQKRLKEIKEKKEREKEENERKQLLLQQEIENFIAHGGATPEHLKVNIEMNPNKPICPFFQKTAACRFRDLCSRNHIKPGVSRILLIPNFYSHYSLEQSETEHGDSSLEFENYETYSHFKDFFFDVLPEMEKSGRVRQFKVCCNHESHLRGNVYVEYSCTREAVKSFQIFNGRWYGGKQLSVEFCNIESWKSAICGLFNRKRCPKGNSCNFLHVFSNPHNLFHSADRDEHRTPPRSNERLESEQRSWRWSESPERPFSNHIKGNEKRRHKKNDSKSRRRSRSRERRTARSRKRSSKRRYREDKHKHN; encoded by the exons atgaataaatattgttttcttaatgatTTACATAGACATGCGGAATGGAGAAAAATTGCTAAAAAATTGAGAAGGAAACGAATTAGACAGGCAACTGCCAAATTTAAGCATATTAAAGAGGAAGAAg AACAAAAAAGGCGTGAACAATCTCCAACTTACATTCAACTTCTACAACAACATGAAGAAGAGGAGGCGTttcaagaagaagaagaagccAGGTTAAGAAATGAAGCAGAGCAACAATGGCTGAAGATGGAAGAAGAGGCTCGAAAGCAGTGgaatgaattacaaaaaaaactaGAGGAAGCTCGTGAAGAAAGAGCACGTCAAAATATGCTAATTAAATTAGAGTGGGAAAAGGAGCAAAAAAGgttgaaagaaataaaagagaaaaaagaaaggGAAAAAGAAGAGAATGAAAGAAAACAACTTCTGCTTCaacaagaaattgaaaattttattgcacatGGTGGTGCAACTCCAGAGCATTtgaaagttaacattgaaatGAATCCAAACAAACCTATATgtccattttttcaaaaaacagctGCTTGTAGATTTAGAGATTTATGCTCTCGTAATCACATAAAACCAGGGGTTAGTCGGATTTTGCTTATACCTAACTTTTATTCACACTATAGTTTGGAACAGTCTGAAACTGAACATGGCGATTCATCattagaatttgaaaattatgaaacctattctcattttaaagatttcttttttgatgTTTTGCCTGAAATGGAGAAATCTGGTAGAGTGAGGCAGTTCAAAGTCTGCTGTAACCATGAATCTCACTTAAGAGGTAATGTTTATGTTGAGTACAGTTGCACTAGAGAAGCTGTtaaaagttttcaaatttttaatggaCGTTGGTATGGCGGCAAACAACTAAGTGTTGAATTTTGCAATATTGAATCATGGAAGTCGGCAATTTGTG GTTTGTTTAACAGAAAGAGATGCCCAAAAGGCAATTCATGTAATTTTTTGCACGTATTTTCAAATCcacataatttatttcattctgCTGATAGAGACGAACATAGAACTCCACCAAGAAG TAACGAGAGACTTGAGTCGGAACAAAGAAGTTGGAGATGGTCAGAATCTCCTGAAAGACCATTTTCAAATCACATAAAAGGAAATGAAAAAAGGAGACACAAGAAaaacgattcaaaatcaagaaGGCGATCGAGAAGCCGGGAGAGAAGGACGGCAAGGAGTCGGAAAAGGAGCAGCAAAAGACGATACAGGGAGGacaaacataaacataacTAA